One Acaryochloris marina S15 DNA segment encodes these proteins:
- a CDS encoding IS1 family transposase — MNSNCESYGQAGLENLTVRKVYGQDRIRYLRCHSCGAEFSERKNTAFWNTKIPESRAIEVGRQIAEGTSIKGTSRLTYTHPDTVKRLTLKFGQHAQDFHEQEAQQLDIDVLEMDERHGYVASKKQQCWDAVSIDAASKFIVHVAVGPRNTDLIERLMQGSHRRLAHPQDLVLMTDGEASYRTLFPVIFGVSYLPPSKHDGSTSQPQVSDSSNPCPRPSHQASSGTKVRSRRGEQSSWELATDQSSAR, encoded by the coding sequence GTGAACTCTAACTGTGAAAGCTATGGTCAAGCGGGCCTTGAGAATTTAACAGTACGTAAAGTCTACGGACAAGATCGAATACGGTATCTGCGCTGTCATAGCTGTGGAGCAGAGTTCAGTGAACGCAAGAACACTGCCTTTTGGAATACAAAAATCCCTGAATCTCGAGCAATAGAAGTAGGTCGTCAAATTGCAGAAGGAACGTCTATCAAAGGAACATCACGTCTGACCTACACCCATCCGGATACGGTGAAACGTTTGACCCTCAAATTTGGTCAGCATGCCCAGGACTTTCATGAGCAAGAAGCTCAGCAATTGGATATCGACGTATTAGAGATGGACGAGCGTCATGGATACGTCGCCAGCAAAAAGCAGCAGTGTTGGGATGCGGTATCCATTGATGCCGCCAGTAAATTCATTGTCCACGTGGCCGTTGGTCCCCGTAACACAGACCTGATAGAAAGGCTGATGCAAGGCAGTCACAGACGACTAGCTCATCCCCAAGACCTGGTGCTGATGACCGATGGAGAAGCGAGTTATCGCACTCTCTTTCCGGTCATCTTCGGGGTGTCTTACCTCCCCCCGTCAAAGCACGATGGGTCGACCTCCCAACCCCAAGTATCGGATTCCTCGAACCCTTGCCCACGTCCAAGTCATCAAGCATCGTCAGGGACAAAAGTTAGAAGCCGTAGAGGTGAGCAAAGCTCATGGGAGCTGGCAACGGATCAATCAAGCGCTAGATGA
- a CDS encoding pentapeptide repeat-containing protein, whose product MVRALLRFGSGNFDLLEILRGGPDAWNQWREENPNQEINLSGADLSGANLHSADLHNAKLSSAKLNGADLRSADLSDAKLNDANLTRAKLSSAKLNNANLVGANLFGAHLFNTDFTNVNLRRAELFGAILFEETKIDPKWLPKPHPR is encoded by the coding sequence ATGGTTAGAGCTTTACTCAGGTTTGGTTCTGGGAATTTCGACTTACTTGAGATTTTGCGGGGAGGGCCAGATGCTTGGAACCAGTGGCGTGAGGAGAATCCTAATCAGGAGATAAATCTCAGCGGTGCTGACCTCAGCGGTGCCAACCTCCACAGTGCCGACCTCCACAATGCAAAACTAAGCAGTGCAAAACTCAACGGTGCCGATCTCCGCAGTGCCGACCTTAGCGATGCAAAGCTCAACGATGCGAACCTCACCCGTGCAAAACTAAGCAGTGCAAAACTCAACAATGCGAACCTCGTTGGTGCCAACCTTTTTGGTGCCCACCTCTTCAATACCGATTTCACGAATGTCAACCTCAGACGTGCCGAACTCTTCGGTGCTATTCTTTTTGAAGAAACTAAGATTGATCCTAAATGGCTTCCTAAACCTCATCCAAGATGA
- a CDS encoding DUF6399 domain-containing protein, protein MSLTIRERCQAVTDCLFEQGVKGIAKIAAATGLSKSSVHRHQQAIARRNQYPESLWWESQTGSQWLRVMVLGVVYYFGVKHGVGAESLSEFFTAIHIDAHVGVSASSLRLLKRKMRDAIIAYEVAQQEHCQPKDGQGICVGGDETFFGLPILVMLELASGFIFTEVERPNRTYATWQAQIQQWWTRCGWHCHFMVSDGAPALIKLAVSGLGCVSVSDLFHALSALAQPIGSDMGRQMSQLNKKATVLQQQLLNVRSEAKQQQLQQSKAEISAQQQSLEQDKMAYHQVLHRLTQVIHPFNIKTLEWQLFDDLSAGLNAPLAQMSTLAKTYGAQKGSKAIDSFQQQIPSMAQGIHAWWQWVTQALKVATDDLDLQNWVLMYLLPWAYWQQQTDKTRHPLLKADYRKATEQAYARLLKHPMTQQMNSQESQEWVDWAQWMSTKYQRTSSAVEGRNGYLSRLHHAARGFSEESLKVLTIIHNFDLKRADGTTAAQRLFGHPFPDVFESVVNSMGELPVARQSSMKKRPNPLTQAIFPA, encoded by the coding sequence ATGAGCCTGACAATACGAGAGCGCTGCCAAGCCGTCACTGATTGTCTGTTCGAACAGGGAGTAAAAGGGATTGCGAAAATTGCTGCTGCGACAGGTCTATCAAAAAGCAGTGTTCATCGTCATCAACAGGCTATCGCTCGGCGTAACCAATATCCAGAGTCACTATGGTGGGAAAGTCAGACAGGGAGTCAATGGCTCAGAGTGATGGTCTTAGGAGTGGTGTACTATTTCGGCGTCAAACATGGGGTAGGAGCTGAGAGTCTATCAGAATTTTTTACAGCGATTCACATAGATGCTCATGTGGGCGTTTCAGCCAGCTCCCTTCGGCTGTTGAAACGGAAGATGCGGGATGCGATTATCGCCTATGAAGTCGCCCAGCAAGAGCATTGCCAACCCAAAGACGGTCAGGGCATCTGTGTCGGTGGGGACGAAACCTTTTTTGGTTTACCTATCTTGGTGATGTTGGAATTGGCTAGTGGCTTTATCTTCACAGAGGTGGAACGTCCCAACCGTACTTATGCAACCTGGCAAGCCCAGATTCAGCAGTGGTGGACCCGCTGTGGATGGCATTGTCATTTTATGGTGAGTGATGGTGCTCCAGCCCTGATTAAATTAGCTGTATCAGGCTTAGGCTGTGTCAGTGTTTCTGATTTATTCCATGCCCTGAGTGCCTTAGCCCAACCTATCGGCAGTGATATGGGTCGTCAAATGAGTCAGTTGAACAAAAAAGCGACTGTACTTCAACAGCAACTTCTCAACGTTCGTAGTGAGGCTAAACAGCAACAACTCCAACAATCAAAGGCGGAGATTTCTGCTCAGCAACAGTCTTTAGAGCAGGACAAGATGGCCTATCATCAGGTTCTTCATCGCCTTACCCAAGTCATTCATCCGTTTAATATCAAGACTTTGGAATGGCAGCTGTTTGATGATCTATCGGCTGGGTTGAATGCTCCCCTCGCCCAGATGTCTACCCTAGCCAAAACCTATGGTGCTCAGAAGGGGAGCAAAGCCATTGACTCATTCCAACAACAAATTCCTTCAATGGCTCAGGGGATTCATGCTTGGTGGCAATGGGTGACTCAAGCGCTAAAGGTAGCCACAGATGATCTCGATCTACAAAACTGGGTACTCATGTACCTATTACCCTGGGCTTATTGGCAACAGCAAACGGACAAAACTCGGCATCCTCTACTCAAGGCAGATTATCGAAAGGCGACTGAACAAGCTTATGCCCGGTTACTCAAGCACCCCATGACTCAACAAATGAACTCTCAAGAAAGCCAGGAGTGGGTAGACTGGGCGCAATGGATGAGTACGAAGTATCAACGGACTTCCTCCGCAGTTGAAGGACGTAATGGTTATCTATCCCGATTGCATCATGCAGCCCGAGGGTTTTCGGAAGAATCCTTGAAAGTGCTCACCATCATCCATAATTTTGACCTCAAAAGAGCAGATGGGACCACCGCAGCACAACGGCTTTTTGGGCATCCTTTTCCTGATGTGTTTGAGTCGGTTGTTAACTCTATGGGGGAATTGCCAGTGGCACGTCAGTCCTCAATGAAAAAACGGCCTAACCCTTTAACCCAAGCTATTTTCCCGGCTTAA
- a CDS encoding tyrosine-type recombinase/integrase, whose protein sequence is MVLHSRNRCHTPNKDWHQITMNDLKRYKTYLESGRELKQGSVGAVLIAIKSFFAWLVKAGYIEDNPSAAISIPVTPETEGKNLELFQVEALFEALTGRTTEIRDRAILCLMIYAGLRAEEISLLNAGDYNGVEITIRQAKHGSVGKVPVDDLTDEALRANLRIRMVDCEGGMTADDPLFVSTSHRNKGQRLGYEGIYKLVKALAQDAGWPDIHPHKGRHTYASQLIENGMDAYLAMTLMRQRSVKAFEVYSQKVRYRTAKGVFLENKGEMERQPMSLEELVMASEVPVAEEAIELEVVTEGPANWPKITAVDLPLNAVQVRLTLEMSGRKKGVVRKAIEERVLSPFQMVKPKKRGNEYELTVVVEEDDALSAITDQMRWDMEVLGELDDCEVNVKWLD, encoded by the coding sequence ATGGTCCTCCATTCGAGGAATCGTTGCCATACCCCGAATAAGGACTGGCACCAGATTACCATGAACGATCTGAAGCGCTACAAGACTTATCTGGAGTCGGGTCGGGAGTTGAAGCAGGGTTCAGTGGGGGCTGTCCTGATTGCAATCAAGAGTTTCTTTGCCTGGTTAGTTAAGGCAGGGTATATCGAGGATAACCCCAGTGCGGCCATTAGTATTCCCGTGACCCCAGAGACCGAGGGAAAGAACCTGGAACTGTTTCAGGTGGAGGCATTATTTGAAGCGTTGACAGGACGAACCACTGAGATCCGGGACCGAGCGATTCTCTGTTTGATGATCTATGCCGGGTTAAGGGCCGAGGAAATCTCTCTGTTGAATGCCGGGGATTATAACGGGGTGGAGATCACGATTCGGCAGGCCAAGCATGGGTCCGTGGGTAAGGTGCCAGTTGATGATCTAACGGATGAAGCCCTAAGAGCGAATCTCAGAATTCGGATGGTGGACTGTGAGGGAGGTATGACAGCGGATGATCCGCTGTTCGTCTCTACGAGTCATCGAAATAAGGGTCAGCGGTTGGGGTATGAGGGTATCTATAAGCTGGTCAAGGCTTTGGCCCAGGACGCAGGCTGGCCTGATATTCATCCTCACAAGGGACGGCATACCTATGCCAGTCAGTTGATTGAGAATGGCATGGATGCTTACCTGGCGATGACATTGATGCGGCAGCGATCTGTGAAGGCATTCGAGGTCTATTCCCAGAAGGTCAGGTATCGGACGGCTAAAGGAGTATTTCTGGAAAACAAAGGGGAGATGGAGCGACAGCCCATGTCGCTGGAGGAGCTTGTGATGGCTAGTGAGGTGCCAGTGGCTGAAGAGGCGATTGAGCTAGAAGTTGTCACTGAGGGGCCTGCGAACTGGCCCAAGATTACTGCGGTGGATCTGCCCTTGAATGCGGTCCAGGTGAGGCTGACCCTAGAGATGTCAGGGAGGAAGAAGGGTGTGGTCAGGAAGGCGATCGAGGAGCGGGTGCTGAGTCCGTTTCAGATGGTCAAACCTAAGAAGAGGGGGAATGAGTATGAGCTGACGGTTGTGGTTGAAGAAGACGATGCGTTGTCTGCTATCACCGATCAGATGCGCTGGGATATGGAGGTGCTGGGGGAGTTAGATGATTGCGAGGTGAATGTGAAGTGGTTGGATTGA
- a CDS encoding pentapeptide repeat-containing protein, which produces MESGKSTTPARLASELVVQFLDDLRDADYNIGIQQYIAVQDLLLNLVAQGELSDLRQLKSFIGPIVCSSATEQIDFQERFEEWAKQLKLEDYRPPETPEQIAEGLAEDLARIQKGGRTLIRRLVGVVIVAGVVLFLPSRLHKGLIPSPSSTPAPSPSSTPAPSPSSTPAPSPSSTPASSPLPSEPDPFSLEAPEPPASMRESQWSQMRVLLFLGIVSAVLLIWRYWWYRIARQFLNRRESNQSPELQKISMQGIESSLFPSTLIFQTAQKLRRRTQQIANTLDIQQTLLASIKQGGWFTPIYGTKKVIPEYLFLIDRASYADHQAKLTEELIQQLQKNGVYIKRYFFDGDAQICYPERHTQYPQSLQGIFNQYSKDRLVIVAEAETLFSHQTGEPEPWFELIQAWKQRVILTPNPVESWSQWEFKLVQQFILLPLTPQGIAAFPQIFLKGSTVYRLAEAPSTPFPEMLAIRSRRWLERYPPKAEEGQQMLAELSTYLGESGLYWFAACAVFPELHWTITVYLGNVLQNTEGRALLSGSTLSQLVRLPWFRYGYIPDWLRHYLVLNLTPDQNKGVRQAFQQLMVTAVRGGIGPLQLEIAQQYQRTLPNLTHPLLRLLSRQTRDEAPLRDYIFLDFMAKEYLLTVAIPDDLKPLLQGSQYEKVLHRQKLSLAGVIGFALILLVVVVEHNIHEVTVKRDYARLDIEGTYEEKLVVEALVGGCKKQKEMAWVPIYLAERLFGNCRPLFQAPLENADLSSTDLRSANLRSADLSSANLRSADLSSANLRSTDLSSANLRSASLSSADLRSANLSSANLSSADLSSAYLSSAYLRNADLSSADLSSANLRSADLSSAYLSSAYLSSAYLRRANLRSAYLSSADLSSANLSRTDLSSADLRSANLSSANLFSAYLSSANFSSADLSSADLSSADLSSADLSSAILLNSNFRKTNNLTQSQLVGKKPPLICNSPLPQNIKVDINRDCNKVAAALHKRYPQWYESIEAAEKHVQKQRLRQWD; this is translated from the coding sequence ATGGAGTCAGGAAAATCAACCACTCCAGCAAGACTAGCATCTGAGCTGGTGGTGCAGTTCTTGGATGATCTGCGTGATGCGGATTACAACATTGGAATTCAGCAATATATTGCCGTTCAAGATCTACTTTTAAATCTGGTTGCTCAAGGAGAACTGTCTGATTTAAGGCAGCTAAAGTCATTTATTGGCCCCATCGTTTGCAGTTCCGCTACAGAACAGATTGATTTTCAAGAGCGATTTGAAGAATGGGCGAAGCAGCTCAAGCTAGAGGATTATCGCCCTCCTGAAACCCCAGAGCAGATCGCTGAGGGCTTGGCGGAAGATTTGGCACGTATTCAAAAGGGGGGGAGGACACTCATACGGCGTCTAGTGGGAGTGGTCATCGTTGCTGGGGTCGTGTTATTTTTACCCAGCCGACTACACAAAGGTCTGATTCCTAGCCCTTCATCTACTCCAGCCCCTAGCCCTTCATCTACTCCAGCCCCTAGCCCTTCATCTACTCCAGCCCCTAGCCCTTCATCTACTCCAGCCTCTAGCCCACTCCCTAGCGAACCAGATCCGTTCTCATTAGAAGCCCCTGAACCACCTGCTTCGATGCGTGAAAGTCAATGGTCTCAAATGAGAGTGCTTCTCTTCCTAGGGATAGTTTCAGCCGTTCTATTGATTTGGCGCTATTGGTGGTATCGAATTGCCCGTCAGTTTCTCAATCGTCGAGAAAGCAACCAATCCCCTGAACTCCAGAAGATTTCAATGCAGGGTATCGAAAGTTCATTGTTTCCATCAACCCTTATTTTTCAAACGGCCCAGAAACTACGCCGACGAACCCAACAAATTGCCAATACTCTGGATATACAGCAAACACTTCTAGCTTCTATTAAGCAGGGGGGATGGTTCACCCCGATCTATGGCACCAAAAAAGTTATACCTGAATATTTATTTTTAATCGATCGGGCCAGTTATGCAGATCACCAAGCCAAGCTAACGGAAGAACTCATTCAACAACTCCAAAAAAACGGAGTCTACATTAAACGCTATTTTTTTGATGGGGATGCTCAGATTTGTTACCCAGAACGCCACACCCAATATCCCCAGTCCTTACAAGGCATATTCAATCAATACAGCAAAGATCGGTTAGTAATTGTGGCCGAAGCTGAGACTCTTTTTAGCCATCAGACAGGTGAACCTGAACCCTGGTTTGAGCTAATTCAAGCCTGGAAACAACGGGTGATTCTAACCCCCAACCCTGTAGAAAGTTGGAGTCAATGGGAATTTAAGTTGGTACAGCAGTTTATTTTACTGCCCCTAACCCCCCAAGGTATCGCAGCATTTCCACAAATTTTCCTTAAGGGTTCTACCGTCTATCGATTAGCTGAAGCGCCTTCAACACCATTTCCTGAGATGCTAGCGATCCGGTCCCGACGCTGGTTAGAACGGTATCCGCCAAAAGCGGAGGAAGGGCAACAGATGTTGGCAGAACTCTCCACGTATCTGGGTGAGTCAGGTTTGTATTGGTTTGCCGCTTGCGCTGTATTCCCTGAGCTGCATTGGACGATAACAGTGTACCTAGGTAATGTGCTCCAGAATACCGAGGGACGGGCTTTATTGTCGGGTTCTACCCTCTCTCAGCTTGTGCGTTTACCTTGGTTTCGCTATGGATATATTCCTGATTGGCTAAGACATTATCTAGTCTTGAATTTGACACCAGATCAAAATAAGGGGGTGCGACAAGCTTTTCAGCAACTGATGGTAACAGCAGTGAGAGGAGGCATTGGACCCCTCCAATTAGAAATTGCTCAGCAGTATCAGCGAACCTTGCCCAACTTAACCCATCCACTACTGCGATTGCTGTCTCGTCAGACTCGTGATGAAGCGCCTCTGCGTGACTATATTTTTCTAGATTTTATGGCAAAGGAATATTTGCTGACAGTAGCAATTCCCGACGATCTCAAGCCTTTACTTCAAGGGAGTCAATACGAGAAAGTTCTCCACCGTCAGAAGCTAAGTTTAGCTGGTGTGATCGGTTTTGCCTTAATTCTACTAGTTGTTGTTGTTGAGCATAATATTCATGAAGTTACAGTTAAAAGAGATTATGCCCGGTTAGATATAGAAGGGACTTATGAAGAGAAACTGGTAGTTGAAGCGTTAGTGGGAGGATGTAAAAAACAAAAAGAGATGGCATGGGTCCCAATTTATCTTGCAGAGCGGCTATTTGGGAACTGTCGTCCACTGTTTCAAGCTCCCCTTGAAAACGCTGACCTCAGCAGCACCGACCTCCGCAGCGCCAACCTCCGCAGCGCCGACCTCAGCAGCGCTAACCTCCGCAGCGCCGACCTCAGCAGCGCCAACCTCCGCAGCACCGACCTCAGCAGCGCCAACCTCCGCAGCGCCAGCCTCAGCAGCGCCGACCTCCGCAGCGCCAACCTCAGCAGCGCCAACCTCAGCAGCGCCGACCTCAGCAGCGCCTACCTCAGCAGCGCCTACCTCCGCAACGCCGACCTCAGCAGCGCCGACCTCAGCAGCGCCAACCTCCGCAGCGCCGACCTCAGCAGCGCCTACCTCAGCAGCGCCTACCTCAGCAGTGCCTACCTCCGCAGAGCCAATCTCCGCAGCGCCTACCTCAGCAGCGCCGACCTCAGCAGCGCCAACCTCAGCAGAACCGACCTCAGCAGCGCCGACCTCCGCAGCGCCAACCTCAGCAGCGCCAACCTCTTCAGCGCCTACCTCAGCAGCGCCAACTTCAGCAGCGCCGACCTCAGCAGCGCCGATCTCAGCAGCGCCGATCTCAGCAGCGCCGACCTCAGCAGCGCCATTCTGTTGAATTCAAACTTCCGTAAGACAAACAATCTCACCCAATCTCAACTAGTGGGTAAGAAACCTCCATTGATTTGCAACTCGCCCCTTCCCCAGAACATCAAGGTTGACATCAACAGGGACTGCAACAAGGTCGCGGCTGCCTTACACAAACGATATCCACAGTGGTACGAAAGTATAGAAGCAGCAGAAAAACACGTTCAAAAACAACGACTAAGGCAGTGGGATTAG
- a CDS encoding MoxR family ATPase yields MELPFYRGDASGNHRQVAASLPIPQRSRLLNPESYIADEGLRDACNVALLLGQPLLLTGEPGTGKTQFAYNLAWELGFEPPLKFETKSDSSARDLFYTYDALKRFQDIQSGLTSSTILNYISYQALGLAILRTRQWGEVQQYLPTDFESFQPQRSVVLIDEVDKAPRDFPNDLLNELEQLYFKVSELENAKIEADPALQPLVVITSNSEKDLPDAFLRRCIYYNVPFPMKERLTHIIASHLGTNTDVNNAFLRTALDIFDRLRAPENGLRKKPATAELLGWILTLQRFGEGKSNPLEDQSLVLKTLSSLIKTAEDIPKARGVIERWSQENQPLQQD; encoded by the coding sequence ATGGAACTCCCATTTTACCGAGGGGATGCCAGTGGTAACCATCGGCAGGTGGCGGCTAGCTTACCCATCCCTCAACGATCTCGATTACTAAACCCTGAGAGCTATATCGCAGATGAAGGATTACGAGATGCATGTAATGTAGCGTTACTACTGGGACAGCCTTTGCTTCTGACAGGGGAACCAGGCACAGGGAAAACTCAATTCGCCTATAACTTGGCCTGGGAATTGGGGTTTGAACCTCCGCTCAAATTTGAAACCAAGTCCGATAGTTCTGCGCGTGATCTGTTCTATACCTACGACGCTCTTAAGCGGTTTCAAGATATTCAGAGCGGTTTGACATCGAGCACGATCTTAAACTACATCTCCTATCAAGCTTTGGGTTTAGCTATTTTACGTACTCGACAGTGGGGTGAGGTTCAACAATATCTACCCACCGATTTTGAATCATTTCAACCCCAGCGCTCCGTGGTACTGATTGATGAAGTAGACAAAGCCCCACGGGACTTCCCCAATGATCTGCTCAACGAGCTAGAGCAACTGTATTTCAAAGTCAGTGAGTTGGAGAATGCCAAGATTGAAGCAGATCCTGCCCTCCAGCCATTGGTCGTGATCACTAGCAACTCTGAAAAAGACCTGCCAGATGCCTTTCTACGGCGTTGTATTTATTACAATGTGCCCTTCCCCATGAAGGAGCGATTAACGCATATTATCGCCAGCCATTTAGGAACGAATACCGATGTCAATAATGCTTTTTTGAGAACAGCATTGGATATATTTGATCGCTTACGTGCCCCTGAGAATGGCTTGCGTAAAAAGCCTGCAACGGCTGAACTACTGGGCTGGATTTTGACACTGCAGCGGTTTGGAGAGGGCAAATCTAACCCGTTAGAAGACCAAAGTCTTGTATTGAAGACTTTGAGTAGTTTGATTAAAACGGCTGAAGATATCCCCAAAGCTAGAGGTGTCATTGAACGATGGAGTCAGGAAAATCAACCACTCCAGCAAGACTAG
- a CDS encoding tyrosine-type recombinase/integrase yields the protein MSRFSQTSDIPTVRLIEFGTEKPEESKPASETPLPKPAVVNLRQVRIEQFLTLKNLAANTRRNYERHLRQFSLWVNKDWHQITMNDLKRYKTYLESGRQLKQGSVGAILTALKSFFSWLKKAGYIEENPGTAISIPVTPETEGKNLELFQVEALFEALEKRKTKRRDRAILCLMVFAGMRAEEISHLNAGDYNGVEITIRQAKHGSVGRVPVDEQTDAALRANLRVRMVDGEGGMTADDPMFVSTSHRNKGQRLGYEGIYKMVKALAQDAGWPDIHPHKGRHTYASQLIENGMDAYLAMTLMRQRSVKAFEVYSQKVRYRTAKGVFLESKGEVERQPMPLEDLVAFSEVPVAEEAIELKVVTEEPANWPKITAVDLPLNAVQVGLTVEVSGKKKGVVRKEIEERVLSPFQMVKPKKRGNEYELTVVVEEDDALSAITDQMRWDMELLAELDDCEVKVVWVGDGLTRKCLI from the coding sequence ATGTCGCGTTTCTCTCAAACTTCCGACATCCCAACCGTCCGTCTGATTGAGTTCGGCACAGAAAAACCAGAGGAGAGCAAACCTGCATCTGAAACGCCCTTGCCTAAGCCAGCGGTAGTGAATCTGCGTCAAGTCAGAATCGAACAGTTCCTCACCCTGAAGAACCTGGCGGCCAACACCCGACGCAACTATGAACGTCATCTACGACAGTTCAGTTTATGGGTGAACAAGGACTGGCATCAGATTACCATGAACGATCTGAAACGCTACAAGACTTATCTAGAGTCAGGTCGGCAGTTAAAGCAGGGGTCGGTCGGGGCGATATTGACGGCTCTTAAAAGCTTCTTTTCCTGGCTGAAGAAGGCTGGGTACATTGAGGAGAATCCAGGGACGGCGATCAGTATTCCGGTAACTCCAGAGACGGAGGGGAAGAATCTAGAGCTGTTCCAGGTGGAGGCACTGTTTGAGGCACTGGAGAAGCGGAAGACAAAGAGACGTGATCGGGCGATCCTGTGTTTGATGGTGTTTGCCGGGATGCGGGCTGAGGAAATCTCTCATCTCAATGCCGGGGATTATAACGGGGTGGAAATCACTATCCGTCAGGCCAAGCATGGATCCGTGGGTCGGGTACCTGTGGATGAGCAAACCGATGCAGCACTGCGGGCTAATCTTCGGGTTCGGATGGTGGATGGTGAGGGAGGGATGACAGCAGATGATCCGATGTTTGTCTCTACGAGTCATCGAAATAAGGGTCAACGGTTGGGGTATGAGGGTATCTATAAGATGGTCAAAGCCTTGGCCCAAGATGCAGGCTGGCCTGATATTCATCCCCATAAAGGACGACATACCTATGCCAGTCAGTTGATTGAGAATGGCATGGATGCGTACCTGGCGATGACGTTGATGCGGCAGCGATCTGTGAAAGCATTTGAGGTCTATTCCCAGAAGGTCCGGTATCGGACGGCTAAGGGAGTCTTTCTGGAAAGCAAAGGGGAAGTGGAACGACAGCCAATGCCGCTGGAGGATCTGGTGGCATTTAGCGAGGTGCCAGTGGCAGAAGAGGCGATTGAGCTAAAAGTTGTCACTGAGGAGCCTGCGAACTGGCCCAAGATTACTGCGGTGGATCTGCCCTTGAATGCGGTCCAGGTGGGGCTGACGGTTGAGGTTTCAGGGAAGAAGAAGGGTGTGGTCAGGAAGGAGATCGAAGAGCGGGTTTTGAGTCCGTTTCAGATGGTCAAACCTAAGAAGAGGGGGAATGAGTATGAGCTGACGGTTGTGGTTGAGGAAGACGATGCGTTGTCTGCTATCACCGATCAGATGCGCTGGGATATGGAGCTACTGGCTGAGCTGGATGATTGCGAGGTGAAAGTGGTGTGGGTTGGGGATGGTTTGACCCGAAAGTGTTTGATATAG
- a CDS encoding transposase: MSGPTQIYRQLFSFLRQHSHYRDLRHLIALGWMVSALICSERLSLSAWESYVPCRARKAQSVERRWQRFIANQRIDINKLYVPLVLLALKNWHSHRLYLAMDTTVLWNEYCMIHLSVVCCGRAVPLLWKVLEHKSAAVAFEEYQPLLRQARWLLRQHPDVMLLADRGFANHQLMSWLQQSHWHYCLRIPCDVLLHGPRQCPREVRQLWPSKGAAVLYRNVGLWEDGIYRCNLVLANIRGVKEPWAVITDESPTLQTLWQYALRFRVEELFLDSKSGVFELEESKIRCADALERLYLVAAVALLFSTTHGMAVHIKGLRQQVDPHWRRGISYLKIGLRWLKGVVHKGRELLMPVPLLCHDPQPCFASKKAQKKHYNKIWFSRIRSLQCKAL, from the coding sequence ATGTCAGGCCCCACCCAAATTTATCGTCAACTGTTTTCCTTTTTACGTCAACACAGCCATTATCGAGATTTGCGCCATCTCATTGCTCTGGGCTGGATGGTAAGCGCGTTAATCTGTAGTGAACGCTTAAGCTTATCTGCCTGGGAATCCTATGTTCCCTGCCGAGCCAGAAAAGCCCAAAGTGTCGAGCGTCGGTGGCAACGATTTATAGCCAATCAACGCATTGATATTAACAAGCTATATGTACCTCTAGTCCTGCTAGCCCTTAAGAACTGGCACTCTCATCGTCTATACCTGGCAATGGATACAACGGTGTTATGGAATGAATATTGCATGATTCATCTATCCGTCGTCTGCTGTGGCAGAGCAGTACCGTTGTTGTGGAAAGTATTAGAGCACAAGAGTGCGGCTGTCGCTTTTGAGGAATATCAACCGTTATTGCGTCAAGCCCGTTGGTTATTACGGCAGCATCCAGATGTCATGTTATTAGCAGATCGTGGGTTTGCAAACCATCAACTGATGAGCTGGTTACAACAGAGCCATTGGCATTACTGTCTGCGTATCCCTTGTGATGTCCTTCTTCATGGTCCACGTCAATGTCCAAGAGAAGTCCGACAATTGTGGCCATCCAAAGGAGCAGCAGTCCTCTACCGCAATGTAGGGCTTTGGGAAGATGGCATCTATCGGTGCAATCTGGTGTTGGCTAATATCCGAGGAGTGAAAGAACCATGGGCGGTGATTACAGATGAATCACCCACTTTACAGACCTTGTGGCAATACGCTTTGAGGTTTCGGGTCGAAGAATTATTTCTCGATAGTAAGTCTGGAGTGTTTGAGCTAGAAGAGTCGAAAATTCGTTGTGCTGATGCATTGGAGAGACTTTATCTGGTTGCTGCTGTGGCACTGCTATTCAGCACGACTCATGGGATGGCTGTTCACATTAAAGGGCTGCGCCAACAGGTTGACCCACATTGGCGACGAGGCATTAGTTATCTCAAAATTGGATTGCGATGGCTCAAGGGAGTCGTCCATAAAGGACGGGAGTTGTTGATGCCAGTCCCCTTGCTCTGCCATGATCCACAACCGTGTTTTGCGTCTAAAAAAGCTCAAAAGAAACACTACAACAAAATCTGGTTCTCTCGCATCCGCTCTTTACAGTGCAAGGCTTTATGA